TATGAACAGCATCTCGGACGAGTTCATCGAAGCTGCCAAAATTGATGGCGCCTCGCTGTTTGGCATATTCATCAAGATCATGCTGCCTATGGTCAAGCCTGCTGTCGCCGCGCAGCTTATTCTATGGTTTCTCGGCATCTGGAACGATTACCTGGGGCCACGTCTCTATCTGACCACCCCGGAGAAGAAAACGATACAGCTGATGATGGCCGACTTCAACGCTTTCTACGTGATCCAGAGCGATTATCCGCTCATCATGGCGGCCGCGTTCATCGTCATGATTCCGATCCTGATCGTCTTTCTCGTGTTCCAGCGTTATTTCGTCGAGTCTCTTAATTTCACGGGGGTAAAGGGCTGATAGGGGAAGAAGATCAGTCCGGCATGCGGTTCGGCCGTATGGGCAGCAGATCGTCACGCGGCTTTGACAAAAAGAAGCCCGGCGAGGGTTACTCTGCCGGGGCTTGTTCTGTTTGCCGGTAATATAACTTGAATACGATGTCCTGATTGTAGTTGCCAAATCCGGAGCCGAACAGCGTAACTCCGCCGATGTGTGAGGCGTTCTCTTCAATGCCGATCCTGAAACTCAGCTGCTTCTCCCGAATGTTCAACTGGTCGAGCGAGACGACGGACACCTGATTTCCATCGATGAATGTCCCTTGCTTGTTCACCTTGATCACCTTCAGAAGTCCGTACTGGTTGACTTCGTCCCACCACCAATCCGGCGTATACTTCCCGTGTTTACCGCCGAAATCTCCCGGACTTGTCCAGGTGCCGAGCTTGACGCCGTTCAGGTGGAAGGAAATGTCGGAGGGCCAGTTCCTGTTGGTGAACGGGGCTTCAGATGAAATCTCCATCGTAATCTCAAGCTCTTCAGGGATTTCATCGCTGAGCAGGTAGTTTGGCACTTTGTAATCGACGAAGCCTCGCCCGAACCAAAGAATCTTGGCGTTGAAGCGTTCAGCATCAAGGAAGCAGCGCGGTTCGTCGAACTCGCCGATCACCTTTTCCGTCGAGGCGAGTCCACAGGTAGGCTCGATGTGGAAATCGGTGTAATGCCCAACGGATACAATGGTTTGGTGATAGTCGCGGGTAGGTGATGTATCGCCCTTGCGCGGAAAATCGATGGTGATCTGCTCGGCGACGAGTGTACACACCTTGCGATTGCCGCCCTGCCCCGGGATTTTCGTTGCTTGGATAATACCGGCCTTCTCTAGTTTCTTGACGTGCATAGTCATAATGGGACTGCTTAAATTCAGGGCTTGGGCAAGTTCTTTGACGTTCATGTCCTGCTTGGCCAGTAGATTGATGATTTGCAGGCGTACGCTGCTCGATAGCGCTTCATATATCGGCAGCGAGAGAGGGGTCGTATCGATTTTCATTCTTTCTTCTCCAAACTCTTAAAATTAATATTCTTATGAACAATATACGTACTTTAGTTATCAATTACAAGGCAGACATAAATAATGACGGAGGGATTGCTGTGAACAATCGTTTGCGTGCCGTAATCGTTATGCTGGCGGTCATATTGC
This is a stretch of genomic DNA from Paenibacillus sp. sptzw28. It encodes these proteins:
- a CDS encoding transcriptional regulator codes for the protein MKIDTTPLSLPIYEALSSSVRLQIINLLAKQDMNVKELAQALNLSSPIMTMHVKKLEKAGIIQATKIPGQGGNRKVCTLVAEQITIDFPRKGDTSPTRDYHQTIVSVGHYTDFHIEPTCGLASTEKVIGEFDEPRCFLDAERFNAKILWFGRGFVDYKVPNYLLSDEIPEELEITMEISSEAPFTNRNWPSDISFHLNGVKLGTWTSPGDFGGKHGKYTPDWWWDEVNQYGLLKVIKVNKQGTFIDGNQVSVVSLDQLNIREKQLSFRIGIEENASHIGGVTLFGSGFGNYNQDIVFKLYYRQTEQAPAE